One region of Trichosurus vulpecula isolate mTriVul1 chromosome 1, mTriVul1.pri, whole genome shotgun sequence genomic DNA includes:
- the HINT1 gene encoding histidine triad nucleotide-binding protein 1, with translation MADEISKAQTAQPGGDTIFGKIIRKEIPAKIIFEDDRCLAFHDVSPQAPTHFLVVPKKPITQISVAEEEDENLLGHLMIVGKKCAADLGLKRGYRMVINEGADGGQSVYHIHLHVLGGRQMTWPPG, from the exons ATGGCAGATGAGATCAGCAAAGCTCAGACTGCCCAGCCCGGGGGAGACACCATCTTCGGGAAGATCATTCGCAAGGAAATCCCGGCCAAAATCATTTTTGAGGATGACCGG TGTCTTGCTTTCCATGATGTTTCCCCACAAGCCCCAACTCATTTCCTGGTGGTACCCAAGAAACCCATTACCCAGATATCTGTtgcagaagaagaagatgaaaat ctTCTTGGACACTTAATGATTGTTGGCAAGAAATGTGCAGCTGACTTGGGTTTGAAGAGAGGATACCGAATGGTGATCAATGAAGGTGCAGATGGGGGGCAGTCCGTCTATCACATCCATCTACATGTCCTTGGAGGACGTCAAATGACATGGCCTCCTGGATAA